Below is a window of Lodderomyces elongisporus chromosome 3, complete sequence DNA.
TGGACGGTTTCATCGATAAGAATAGAGACACGGTTGGAGAGGGTCATTTGGAAGTCATGAAGAACTCCAAGAATGAATTACTTCAAGATATCCTTTCCATCATTGATAAAAATGCTGCAGCATTAGAGGCCAACAAGGCAGCAACGTCGTCAGGCCCTCCAAGGGGTAAAATTGCCAACAAGAAGCCCACCTTGGGTTCAATGTTTAAAAACTCCTTGATTGAGTTGATGAAAACAATTGACTCTACAAATGCGCATTATATTAGATGTATTAAACCCAATGAAGCTAAAAAGGCCTGGGAATTTGACGCATTAATGGTGTTGTCGCAATTGAGGGCATGTGGTGTTTTGGAGACGATTCGAATCTCATGTGCAGGTTTTCCTTCTAGATGGACATACGCCGAGTTTGCTGACCGTTACCATTCTTTGGTTCCATGGGAGTACTGGAAGGATGTTTTAAGTGGCAAAGACGTATCACCCGAAGCAGTTAACAAGCTATGCAATCAAATTTTAGCGTCAAACTTGGAAGATAAGGAGAAATACCAATTGGGTAACACCAAgatctttttcaaagcaggtatgttggctcaatttgaaaagttgAGGGCTGACAAGTTGCACAGATCTGCCGTCATGATCCAAAAGAATATGAGAAGACGTTTCTTTAGACAAAAATACCTTGATATTCGCAAGTCTCATATTGCAGCTCAAAGTTTAATTCGTGGTTACGTAAAGCGAAGACAAAtgcaagaagaaaaagagacacGTGCTGCGACATTATTGCAAACTTCCATTAGAGGGCATTTGGCTAGACAGCAGTATAAACGCACTCTTTCTGCGGTTGTTGCTTTGCAAAAGGCTATAAGAGGTTTGGAAGCAAGAAAATCATACAAACAATTGCGTTTGGAGAAATCGGCAATAACTATTCAGAAATCATGGAAAGGTTTccaagaaagacaaaactACAACAAGACTTTGAAATCCGTTGTTATTATGCAATCGGCATTCAGGAGGCAATTTGCATATCGTGAATTAAAACAATTGAAAGTTGAGGCCAAGTCTGTTAATAAGTTGAAAGAGGTGTCTTATAAATTGGAAAACAAGGTTATTGATCTTACACAGTCTTTAACTGCCAAGATCCAGGACAACAAGAAATTGATGGAAGAGATTCAAAACTTGAAAGAGTTGCTTTCGCAACAAGGTCATGCTCATGAGACATTGAAAACCAAGGAATTGGagtataataataaatttgACGCTTCGCAGCTCGAGCATAAAGAGGAGGTTGAGGCATTAAACCGCGAACTCGAGTCTATTAAGTCCGATTATGCATCAGCGCAAGCAAAGATTGAGCAATTATCCAAAGAACAGCAGGAATTGAGACTGGAAGTGCAAAGAACATTGGAAGAGTTGAACCAAGCTAAAGGAGATCTTGTTAAGCGTGATACTATTGAAATAGACTTGAAGACTCACATTGAGCAATTGAAATCTGAATTGGCTCAATTGAATAATCCTAAGCTCCGAAACTCAAGTAAACGCCACAGCAGTCAAGGGATTGCCAGAAGTGCTTCCAACTCCATTGATAATCCGAGACCTGTTTCTGTCATTGCTGTTTCTAACGATGACAATTCCAACATTGATGATATTAACGATGAGCTTTTCAAATTATTAAGAGATTCACGCCAGTTGCACCGTGAAATTGTCGAAGGATTGCTCAAAGGTCTCAAGATACCTCAAGCTGGTGTTGCTGCAGACTTGACGAGAAAAGAAGTTTTATTCCCTTCGAGAATTATAATCATTATCTTATCCGATATGTGGAGACTTGGTTTAACAAAAGAGAGCGAGGATTTCCTTGGCGAAGTTTTGTCAACAATCCAGGGTCTCGTTACCGTGTTGAAGGATGATGACGTTATCCCACACGGTGCATTTTGGTTGTCCAACACTCATGAACTTTACTCCTTTGTTTCATACGCTGAGCGAACAATCATTGCCAATGATACACTTTCCAATGAAATGAGTGAAGATGAATTCAATGAGTATTTGAAATTGGTTGCCGTTGTTAAGGAAGACTTTGAATCTCTTTCCTACAATATTTACAACATgtggatgaagaagatggaaAAGGATTTGGAGAAAAAAGCAGTGTCAGCAGTGGTGATGTCGCAGTCCTTACCTGGCTTTATGGCGCTGGAAAGTTCACCCTTTTTCAGTAAAGTTTTCTCGACTAATGTCACATATAAGATGGATGATATCTTGTCTACATTCAACTCGCTATACTGGTCGATGAAGAGTTACTACATTGAGAATGAGGTGATTGTTAGTGTTATTACTGAGTTATTGAAATTTATTGATGCATTGTGTTTTAATGACTTGATAATGAGGAGGAACTTTTTGTCATGGAAGAGGGGTTTGCAATTGAATTACAATGTGACTCGACTTGAAGAATGGTGTAAATCCCATGACATT
It encodes the following:
- the MYO2 gene encoding Myosin type-2 heavy chain 1 yields the protein MVALYDKGTLCWLPDETLGWIGAVVTSNKLEGSKHIIELQPEVGSSQDKNNDDGKSNVITIETDNLSEDNEKLPPLRNPPILEAAEDLTSLSYLNEPAVLQAIKLRYSQLQIYTYSGIVLIATNPFQRVEQLYSQDIVQLYAGKRRGELDPHLFAIAEDAYRCMKEDNRNQTIVVSGESGAGKTVSAKYIMRYFATVEEDVKQAVGSEHKAHMSQVEEQILATNPIMEAFGNAKTTRNDNSSRFGKYLEILFDEKTSIIGARIRTYLLERSRLVFQPATERNYHIFYQMLAGMDEEQKLELGLKSAEDYNYTNQGGLAKIEGVDDAEEFQTTKDALSLIGVDDTQQRQIYKILAALLHIGNINIAATKNDAILSSDEPSLVKACELLEIDPVNFAKWCVKKQITTRSEKIISNLNHSQALVARDSFAKYIYAALFDWLVDYVNSDLCPPEVASKVKSFIGVLDIYGFEHFEKNSFEQFCINYANEKLQQEFNQHVFKLEQDEYIKEEIEWSFIEFADNQPCIDLIENKMGILALLDEESRLPAGKDESFVEKMYQHLDKPPSNKVFKKPRFGNTKFIVSHYALDVTYDMDGFIDKNRDTVGEGHLEVMKNSKNELLQDILSIIDKNAAALEANKAATSSGPPRGKIANKKPTLGSMFKNSLIELMKTIDSTNAHYIRCIKPNEAKKAWEFDALMVLSQLRACGVLETIRISCAGFPSRWTYAEFADRYHSLVPWEYWKDVLSGKDVSPEAVNKLCNQILASNLEDKEKYQLGNTKIFFKAGMLAQFEKLRADKLHRSAVMIQKNMRRRFFRQKYLDIRKSHIAAQSLIRGYVKRRQMQEEKETRAATLLQTSIRGHLARQQYKRTLSAVVALQKAIRGLEARKSYKQLRLEKSAITIQKSWKGFQERQNYNKTLKSVVIMQSAFRRQFAYRELKQLKVEAKSVNKLKEVSYKLENKVIDLTQSLTAKIQDNKKLMEEIQNLKELLSQQGHAHETLKTKELEYNNKFDASQLEHKEEVEALNRELESIKSDYASAQAKIEQLSKEQQELRSEVQRTLEELNQAKGDLVKRDTIEIDLKTHIEQLKSELAQLNNPKLRNSSKRHSSQGIARSASNSIDNPRPVSVIAVSNDDNSNIDDINDELFKLLRDSRQLHREIVEGLLKGLKIPQAGVAADLTRKEVLFPSRIIIIILSDMWRLGLTKESEDFLGEVLSTIQGLVTVLKDDDVIPHGAFWLSNTHELYSFVSYAERTIIANDTLSNEMSEDEFNEYLKLVAVVKEDFESLSYNIYNMWMKKMEKDLEKKAVSAVVMSQSLPGFMASESSPFFSKVFSTNVTYKMDDILSTFNSLYWSMKSYYIENEVIVSVITELLKFIDALCFNDLIMRRNFLSWKRGLQLNYNVTRLEEWCKSHDIEDGSACLIHLLQTAKLLQLRKNTQEDIDIIYEICYALNPAQIHKTIGAYSSAEYETPIAPSVMTIVAEKTKESTNDDLFLQMSADGHFEDPFRSIELRPFSRVEAYVPAWLSLPVIRRIVELVAKNASVQETHPESNGV